The following DNA comes from Micromonospora chokoriensis.
TTGTCGTAGGCGGCCTTGCCCGCCGCGTACTCGACCACCTCGTCCAACTCGCCGTGCACGAACAGTTGCGGCGCTGCCGCACCGGCGAACGCCGTACCCACCCCCAGCGCCGTGCCGGCGAACACCACACCCGCGTCCAGCCGATCGTCCCGACCGGTGGTGAAGAGACCGATGGTGGTCACCCCTCCCGCCGAGTGCCCGGCCGCGGCCACCCGCTCGCCGTCCAACCGGCCGCGCAGCGCGTCGCCGGCAGCGCTGTCCAGCGCCAACACCTGGTCGAGTGCGTACGACACGTCGGCCGGCTGGTTGAGCACGTCCAGGACGTTGTTGTCGGCACCCTTGGAGGTGTGCGGGAACGTCGGCGCGGCCACCACGAAACCGGCCGCCGCCCACCGGGTCAGCAGCTTCGCGTAGTCGTCGGGCCGCCCACCCAGCCCGTGACTGAACATCACCACCGGGAACCGGCCCTCCGCCACGGTCGCGGACCGCTTGGCCGCGCCGCCGGACTGCCCGGCCGCCGGGTACCACAGCGTCGTCGGCAGCGCCCGGCCGTCCCGGTTGAGCTTCAGTTGGCGTACGCCGACCGCGAAGGTGTTCTTCGGGGCGGACCCGGCGGCCACCTGCGGCGTCGGCGTGGCGACGGTTGTCGGCTCGGGCGGCGGGGTCTGCCCGCCGGTGGTCGGGCGGGTGTCCGCCGAGCAGCCGATCAGGCCGGCGATGAGCACGGTGCTGGCCATCAGTGCGGGAGTCACGCGACGGGGCATGACCTCAATTGTGCCCTGTCCGGCGGTGCCGCCCGGACGGCTCGGGCGGGAGTGTGCCCTCCGCAGCGCCACCGACGCGTCACCAGCCTGAGCGCCGGTTACACGATCTGAGCTGCCACCGAGATCGTCGGCACGCTGAGCGCGCCGATCCGACCGGGTGCGGGGGCGGTCCGCCCACCGAGCTCCGGCGGCCTCATGGGGCCGGCCGGGACTCGTAGCGGGTCAGGGGGGAGCGGGCGCCGGCGGGCAGCCGCGCACCGGCGGCCCGGTCGCCGTAGAGGGTCCACCGGAGGAAGTCGGTGGTGGTGGCGACGACAGTGGCGAACCCTGGGTGGCCCGGCGTCAGGTACGCCCCGTGGTCCTGCCCCAGCAGGCTGAGGAACGCGGCCGGCCCTCGGGTGCGCCGGTACGCGGCCCGGCCGACAGCCAGTGGCACCACCGCGTCGGCGGTGCCGTGCACGAAGAGCACCGGCGCGGCCAGCCCCGCGAAGCTGCCGGGCAGCCCACCGCCGGCGATGACGATCCCGGCGCGCAACCGGGCCGGGTGCCCCTCGCTGAACATCCCGGAGGTGGTGAAGCCACCCGCCGAGTGCCCGGCGGCGGCGACCGCCGTCAGGTCCAGGTGCCCGGCGAGCGGGTCGTCGCGACGCCGGTCGAGACGGCCCAGGTGCCGGACCAACCGCCAGGCGTCGGCGGGCTGGTTGCGGACGTCGGCCCTGCTGAACTGGGCGGAACCCTGCCGGGTGTGCGGGTACGCGGGCGCGGCGACCACGAACCCGGCCGCCGCCCAGCGGGTGGTCAGCGCGGCGTGCAGATCGGGTCGGCTGTGCAGCCCGTGGCTGTAGATCACCACCGGGAACCGTCCGGCCGCCACCCCGTCGGTCGACGCCGGGTACCAGATCGTCACCGGCAGTGGGCGCGCCGAGCGCGGATCGAGGGTGAGCGTACGCACGCCGACGGCGTACGACCCCTCGGGCGCTCGACGTGCTGACGCTGGCGCGTCGCCCTGGTCGGCCTCGGGTGTCGCCGACGCGCAACCCGCCACCAACGCCGTCATCAGCACGGCGATCAGCCGCCCCGCCCCCATCGCTTCACGGTAGGTGCCCGGGTGGGCGTAGCCACCCCACCGTCCGGCCCGGCTGTACCCGCCACCCGGTCGGGTCACGTCGACCGGCCGGGTCCGGCTTGGGACGACGCGCACCGGGGACGGTGCGGCGTGACCAGCTTCGCTAGGGTCACCGGCATGGCTGAGAACTACACCGACCCCAGCGGCAACACCGAGGCGTTCCGTGCCTTCTCCCAGACGCCGGAGGCCGCAGCGCCGACGGACGCCCCGTCCCGGCTTCCCCTGATCGTCGGTGCGGTGGTCGTCGTGCTGGTGGTGGCCGTCGTCGCCTGGTTCGCGCTGAGCTGACCGAAACACAACTGACCTGGTCAGTTGCCCTCCACCACGCCCCGGGTCTGCCGGGCGATCTCCCGCTCCTCGTCGGTGCGGATGACGCAGACGCTCACCTCGGCCCCGGCCGGTGAGATCACCCGGTCGCCCTCGCCGTCGTTGCGGGTGTCGTCGACGCTGATGCCGAGCCGTTCCAGACCGGCCAGCGCGGCGGCCCGCACCGGCGCGGCGTGCTCGCCCACTCCGGCGGTGAAGGCGATCGCGTCGACGCGACCGAGCAGGGCGTAGTACGCGCCGACGTAGCCGGTGATGCGCCGGCAGTACACGTCGAAGGCCAACGTCGCCGCCGGGTCACCGGCCGCCCGGCGTTGGAGCACTTCGCGCATGTCGTTGACGCCGGTCAGCCCGAGCAGGCCGCTGCGGTGGTTGAGCAGGTCGTCGATGTCGTCGACCGACAACCCACCCTCCCGGCGCAGGTGGAAGATCACGGTCGGGTCCAGGTCGCCGCTGCGGGTGCCCATCACCAGCCCTTCGAGGGGTGACATGCCCATCGAGGTGGCGACGCTGCGACCGTTCGCCACCGCGCAGGCGCTGGCCCCGTTGCCCAGGTGCAGGGTGATGGTGTTCAGCTGCTCGTACGGGCGGCCGAGCAGTTCGGCGGTGCGGCGGGACACGTACGCATGCGAGGTGCCGTGGAAGCCGTAGCGGCGGATGTCGTACCGCTCGGCGACGTCCCGGTCGATCGCGTACGTCGCGACGGCCTCCGGCAGGGTGTGGTGGAACGCGGTGTCGAAGACGGCGACCTGCGGGACGTCCGGCAGCGCCGCCCGGGCCACCTCGATGCCCGCCAGGTTCGCCGGGTTGTGCAGCGGGGCGAGCGGCACCAGGTCCCTGATCGCGGCCAGGACCGCGTCGTCGACCAGCACCGGGGCGCTGAACATCCGGCCGCCGTGCACCACCCGGTGCCCCACCGCGGCCAGCCCGCCGAGGTCGAGGCCGTCGAGGATCTGCCGGACGGCGGTGGCGTGGTCCGCCGGGCCGCCACCGGGTTCACCGACCCGCTCGACGGTGCCGTGGTCGAGGGTCCGGTCACCGTCGTAGCGTCGCCACTTGACCGACGACGACCCGCAGTTGAGCACCAGCACCTGACTCACGACGCCTCCTCGGTGGCCGCCTGGATGGCCGTGATCGCCACCGTGTTGACGATGTCCGGCACTCCCGCGCCCCGGGACAGGTCGTTGACGGGCCGCCGCAGGCCCTGCATCACCGGGCCCACGGCGACCGCCCCGGCGGAGCGCTGCACGGCCTTGTAGGTGTTGTTGCCGGTGTTCAGGTCCGGGAAGATGAAGACCGTCGCGTGACCGGCGACCGGGCTGCCCGGCAGCTTCGTGGCCGCCACCGCCGGGTCGATCGCCGCGTCGTACTGGATCGGTCCCTCGACCAGCAGGTCGGGTCGACGTTCCCGGACCAGGGCGGTCGCGGCGGCGACCTTCTCCACGTCCTCGCCGGCGCCGGAGCTGCCGGTGGAGTACGACAGCATGGCCACCCGGGGTTCGATGCCGAACCGGGCGGCGGTGTCGGCCGA
Coding sequences within:
- a CDS encoding alpha/beta hydrolase family protein, with the translated sequence MGAGRLIAVLMTALVAGCASATPEADQGDAPASARRAPEGSYAVGVRTLTLDPRSARPLPVTIWYPASTDGVAAGRFPVVIYSHGLHSRPDLHAALTTRWAAAGFVVAAPAYPHTRQGSAQFSRADVRNQPADAWRLVRHLGRLDRRRDDPLAGHLDLTAVAAAGHSAGGFTTSGMFSEGHPARLRAGIVIAGGGLPGSFAGLAAPVLFVHGTADAVVPLAVGRAAYRRTRGPAAFLSLLGQDHGAYLTPGHPGFATVVATTTDFLRWTLYGDRAAGARLPAGARSPLTRYESRPAP
- a CDS encoding acetate/propionate family kinase, coding for MSQVLVLNCGSSSVKWRRYDGDRTLDHGTVERVGEPGGGPADHATAVRQILDGLDLGGLAAVGHRVVHGGRMFSAPVLVDDAVLAAIRDLVPLAPLHNPANLAGIEVARAALPDVPQVAVFDTAFHHTLPEAVATYAIDRDVAERYDIRRYGFHGTSHAYVSRRTAELLGRPYEQLNTITLHLGNGASACAVANGRSVATSMGMSPLEGLVMGTRSGDLDPTVIFHLRREGGLSVDDIDDLLNHRSGLLGLTGVNDMREVLQRRAAGDPAATLAFDVYCRRITGYVGAYYALLGRVDAIAFTAGVGEHAAPVRAAALAGLERLGISVDDTRNDGEGDRVISPAGAEVSVCVIRTDEEREIARQTRGVVEGN
- a CDS encoding alpha/beta hydrolase family protein — translated: MPRRVTPALMASTVLIAGLIGCSADTRPTTGGQTPPPEPTTVATPTPQVAAGSAPKNTFAVGVRQLKLNRDGRALPTTLWYPAAGQSGGAAKRSATVAEGRFPVVMFSHGLGGRPDDYAKLLTRWAAAGFVVAAPTFPHTSKGADNNVLDVLNQPADVSYALDQVLALDSAAGDALRGRLDGERVAAAGHSAGGVTTIGLFTTGRDDRLDAGVVFAGTALGVGTAFAGAAAPQLFVHGELDEVVEYAAGKAAYDKVPWPKAMLSLPKGDHGRALLGDSATLRLVSDTSVEFLRWSLYGDPEAKKRISTDATRGDLATFDDHL